CGAAGACCCCGTAGAGGGAGGCTGCCCCGCCGTGCGGCCAGAAGTCGGCCAGCAGGTCGAAGCCGTAGCCCTCTTTTTCAGCGTAGGCACGCAGGGTGAATTTGCTGTCCACGGAAACCGCGAGAACGGTCGCATTCGAGTCTGCGAATAGCGACAAATTGTCGCGGACCTCACACAATTCGCCTGTGCAGATTCCCGAGAAGGCAAACGGATAGAAGATTACGACGACGTTGCGTCCGCGAAGGTCCGACAACCGGACAGGTTCGCCGAACTGATTGACGAGTTCAAAGTCGGGTGCGGTGTCGCCTATTTCCGGAAGAACGCCGACCGCCGTGGCAGCCTGTACCGGCGGAGGCGTCACTTGTTCTTCCTGGTGACCAGGCGCGTGGCGCTCCAGTCCTTGGACACACCCGGTGACGTAGTGAGGTGGAGCCCCGCTGTGGGTGCGGCTTCCTGGATCTCTGCCGGGGACACGTAACCGGTCCGCCCCGACTTCGGCGTCAGCACCCAGACCACGCCGTTCTCACTCAGGGTGGTCAGTGAATCCATGAGCGTGTCCACCAGGTCCCCGTCGCCGTCGCGCCACCAGAATATGACGGCGTCGACTACGTCGTGGTCGTCTTCATCAAGGAGTTCCGAGCCCGTGAGGTCTTCAATATCGTCACGTAAGTCGAAGTCGACGTCGTCGTCGTAACCGAACTCCTGAATCAGATCCCCGTTCTTGAAACCCAATTTTTCCGCCACATTTACCGAAGTGGCGGCGTCGGCCTCGCTCACGTGTTCCTCCAATGCTTAGTCATTTTCACAAATCTAGTGATTTCCATTACTACAAGCCAACACCCTTTGTGCCTGCTCTTCAAGCTGTTGCCCCCGCGATCCCACTTATTCTGCGTCACACCGGGTCCTGACGTACCTCCGACAAGGCGGCCTTCCGTCACACAACCAGTATGACGTCAAATACGACGGGGGCGTCAGGCAGCGGCTACGCATCGGATAGCTCTCACAGCTAGAGTGGCTGATGACGACTATGCCGGCGGGGCGATCGCCCTGGTTTTATGCGGTCATAGACGTGATAGGACCCTGCCCGGCGCACATGACCGGGCTGTTGTAACCGATACGTCGCACACGTCGCGTTCATGCCAGGCAGTTACCCTGCCGGACCTGAGGGCGCCGATGAATGCGCGCAAAGAGAGGTTGGACGTGGCTGCAGGAGAAGATACCTCCCATATCCTCAGCGGGTTGACTAACCAGCTGCCTGATCGTGATCCGGAAGAGACCGCCGAATGGATTGAGTCCCTGGATACGCTGATCAGGGAACAGGGCACCGAGCGTGCCCAGTACATCATGCGCAGTCTCCTGCAGCGTGCCGGCGCCCAGAGCGTCGGGGTTCCGATGGTCACCACCACGGACTATGTGAACACCATCCCCGCGGACCAGGAAGCGGAGTTCCCCGGCAACGAGGAATACGAACGCCGGTACCGGGCGTACATGCGCTGGAACGCCGCGGTGATGGTGCACCGGTCCCAGCGGCCGAACATCGGGGTGGGCGGGCACATCTCCACCTATGCCGGGGCCGCGACCCTGTACGAGGTCGGGTTCAACCACTTCTTCCGCGGCAAGGACCACCCCGGCGGCGGGGACCAGGTCTTCTTCCAGGGCCACGCCTCCCCGGGCATGTACGCGAGGGCGTTCATGGAAGGACGCCTGACCGAGGAGGACCTGGACGGGTTCCGGCAGGAGAAGTCCAAGGCCGGGCACGCCCTGTCCTCCTACCCGCACCCGCGGCTGATGCCGAACTTCTGGGAATTCCCCACCGTGTCCATGGGCATCGGTCCGATGAACGCGATCTACCAGGCCCAGTCCAACCGGTACCTGCACAACCGCGGCCTGAAAGACACCTCGGACCAGCAGGTCTGGGCGTTCCTGGGCGACGGGGAAATGGACGAGCCCGAGTCCCGCGGCCTGCTCCAGCTCGCCGCGAACGAGAACCTGGACAACCTGAACTTCGTGATCAACTGCAACCTCCAGCGCCTGGACGGGCCGGTGCGCGGCAACGGCAAGATCATGCAGGAACTCGAGGCGTTCTTCCGCGGCGCGGGCTGGAACGTGATCAAGGTCGTCTGGGGCCGGGAATGGGATGACCTGCTCGGCCGCGACTCCGACGGGTCGCTGGTGAAGATCATGAACGAAACCCTGGACGGGGACTACCAGACCTACAAGGCCGAGTCCGGCGGGTTCGTCCGCGAACACTTCTTCGGGAAAACCCCGCAGACCAAGGAAATGGTCGCGGACCTGTCCGATGACCAGATCTGGAACCTCAAGCGCGGCGGCCACGACTACCGCAAGGTCTACGCCGCGTACAAGGCAGCAACCGAATTCAAGGGCAAGCCCACCGTGATCCTGGCCAAAACGGTCAAGGGCTACGGACTCGGACCGCACTTCGAAGGCCGCAACGCCACCCACCAGATGAAGAAACTCACCCTGGATGACCTCAAGTCGTTCCGTGACCACCTGCGCATCCCCATCACGGATGAGCAGCTTGAGGGCGATCCGTACCAGCCGCCGTACTTCCACCCGGGAACCGACGCACCGGAAATCGCGTACATGCTGGAGCGCCGTGCCGCCCTGGGCGGGTCCGTCCCCGAACGCCGCAGCAAGCACGCCGCCATCGCGCTCCCGGACGCCAAGTCCTACGAGGTGGCCAAGCGCGGTTCAGGCAAGCAGCAGGCTGCCACCACCATGGCCTTCGTCCGTCTGCTCAAGGACCTCATGCGGGACAAGGAGTTCGGAAAGCACATCGCGCCGATCATCCCCGATGAGGCCCGCACGTTCGGCATGGACGCGTTCTTCCCCACGGCGAAGATCTACAACCCCAAGGGACAGAACTACCTGTCCGTGGACCGGGACCTGGTCCTGGCCTACAAGGAGTCCGCCCAGGGCCAGCTGATCCACCCCGGCATCAACGAAGCCGGCGCCGTGGCAGCGTTCACCGCCGCCGGAACCGCCTATGCCACCCACGGCGTCCCGCTGATCCCGGTGTACGTGTTCTATTCCATGTTCGGCTTCCAGCGCACCGGGGACGCCTTCTGGGCCGCCGCGGACCAGATGACCCGTGGCTTCATCATCGGCGCCACCGCCGGCCGGACCACCCTGACCGGCGAAGGACTCCAGCACGCCGACGGCCACTCCCCCATCCTCGCCGCCACCAACCCGGCAGTGGTCACCTACGACCCCGCCTACGGCTACGAAATGGGCCACATCATGCGCGACGGCATCGAGCGCATGTACGGACCAGAGTCAACCGACCGGAACCTGATGTACTACATCACCGTCTACAACGAACCCATCACCCAGCCGGCCGAGCCGGAGGACCTGGACGTTGAAGGCGTGCTCAAGGGCATCTACCTGCTGGCACCGGCCAAGATCGACGGCCCCCGCACGCAGATCCTGGCCTCGGGCGTTTCCGTTCCGTGGGCGCTGGAAGCCCAGCGGATCCTGGCCGAGGACTGGGGCGTCTCCGCGGACGTCTGGTCCGTCACGTCCTGGACCGAACTGCGCCGCGACGCCATGGCTGCCGAGGAGGAAGCGTTCCTGAACCCCGGCAAGCCGGCACGGGTACCGTTCGTCACGGCCCAGCTGGAAGGGGCCACCGGCCCTATCGTGGCGGTCACGGACTACATGAAGGCCGTCCCGGACCAGATCCGCCAGTTCCTGCCGAACGAGTTCGCTTCGCTCGGCGCAGACGGCTTCGGCTTCTCCGACACCCGCGCCGCGGCACGCCGCTTCTTCAAGAACGACATCCACTCCATCGTGGTCCGTTCCCTCGAGATGCTGGCCCGACGCAGCGAAGTTGACGCCCAGGCTCCGGCCCAGGCAATCGAGAAGTACCGCCTGCACAACGTGAACGCAGGCTCCACCGGAAACGCAGGCGGCGAATCCTGACCCGCATGCGGTGAATCACGACGACGGCGGCCCTCACCAAAGGTGGGGGCCGCCGTCGTCGTTGTGTTCCCGGGTTCCGCGGACTTCGGGCATTTGTGACGCAGCGCAAAGCGAGTTGTAGCCTTTGCACAAATGGAGGTTGGCCGGCGGGCACCGTATGCTCGATGCATGGCCGAGCCAACCCCCACTCCCGTAAAGCGCAAGCCCGCGTCGCGCACCCTGACGCCGGAAAAAGCCCAGACGTTGAAGAAACTCCGGGCCAGCGTGGGACAGCTGTCCACCACCACCATGCGCCAGCTGGAAAAGTCGCTGCCCTGGTACAGCCGGCTGAGTTCCGATGAGCGCTCCGCCCTCGGCATGGTGGCCCAGAACGGAATCGCCGCCTTCGTCACCTGGTACGAGCGGCCCAGCTCGCCGTCGTGGATCCTCACCGACGTCTTTGGCACCGCCCCCACTGAGCTGACCCGCTCCATCAGCCTCCAGAAAGCGCTCCAGCTCATCAGGATCGTTGTGGAGGTAGTGGAGGACCAGGTTCCGGTGATCGCTCCGGAAGCGGACCAACCGGCGCTCCGCGAGGCGGTGCTCCGGTATTCGCGGGAAGTGGCCTTTGCCGCCGCGGATGTCTACGCCCGGGCGGCCGAATCGAGAGGGTCCTGGGACACCAGGCTGGAAGCCCTGATTGTCGACGCGATCCTGCGCGGCGAAAACACGGACGCACTGCGGTCCCGGATCGCCGCCCTCGGGTGGAAAGCGCAGGAGCGCTTCACCGTGATGGTGGGCAATTCGCCGTCGGAACCCAGTGCCAGCTATGTCAGCGAACTTCGCCGCACGGCCGGACGGTTCGCCGAGGACGCGCTGGTGGGCATCCAGGGCGACCGCCTCATCCTGATCCTCGGCGGCGTCCAGGACCGGGAGAGCGCCTACCTGAAACTCAGCGAACTCTTCGCGCCGGGTCCCGTCGTTTACGGCCCGGAGGCGGGCTCCCTGCTGGAAGCCAGCAGCTCGGCGCAGTCGGCCTTCGCGGGTCTCACGGCGGCGCGCGCATGGCCGTCCGCACCGCGCCCTGTGGCCGCCGACGACCTGCTGCCGGAGCGCGTCATCTCCGGGGATGACGCCGCCCGGAGGGCCCTCATCAAGAACATTTACCGGCCGCTCCTCGCCGCGTCCAACGGGCTGGTTGAAACCCTGGGAACGTATCTTGAACTGGGCCATTCGCTGGAGGCTACGGCCCGCGAACTCTTCGTCCACGCCAACACGGTCCGTTACCGGCTGAAGCGCGTTTGTGACGTCACCGGCTGGGATCCGCTCCTTCCCCGGGAGGCGTTCGTGCTGCAGGCGGCGCTCGTGGTAGGGCGCCTTTCAGTGCCGCCGAAGGCACCGACAGAACGCCAACCGTCCCGGAACGGCAACTGAACCGTTGTAGACTTCCTACAAACTGACCCAGTGAGCTTGGTGCATGAATACACCGAGAATCACGCGGTAATTTGGAAAGCTGGATACGTGCTTGCAATCGTCTGCCCTGGACAGGGCTCCCAGACCCCTGGTTTTCTGGCCCCTTGGCTGGAACTGCCTTCCGTCGCCGGCCATTTGGCCTCTCTCAGTGAAATAGCAGGCATCGACCTCACCGCACACGGCACCACGTCGGATGAGGAAACCATCAAGGACACGGCGGTGGCGCAGCCGCTCATCGTTGCGGCCGGGCTCGTCGCCGCAAAGTCGCTGTTCGACGTCGAACTCAACACCCTTCCCGTGCTGCTCGCCGGACACTCCGTCGGAGAGATCACGGCGTCAGCGCTGGCCGGTGTCCTCACAGAGGCCGAGGCCATGACCTTCGTACGCGAGCGTGCCAACAGCATGGCCGCCGCCGCGGCCGTCACGCCCACCGGCATGAGTGCTGTTGTGGGTGGAGACCCCGCCGAGGTGCTGGCTGCCATTGAGGCCTCCGGCGCCACGCCGGCCAACGTCAACGGCGCGGGCCAGACGGTTGCCGCCGGAACCTTCGAGCAGCTCAAGGCCCTCGCGGAGAATCCGCCGGCCAAGGCCCGGGTGATCCCGCTGAAGGTGGCCGGAGCCTTCCACACCGGGCACATGTCCCCCGCAGTCACCGCCCTGGAAGCGCTGAAGCCCTCGCTCCAGCCCACGAAGCCCCAGGTACCGCTGCTCTCGAATTTTGACGGTCAGGAAGTGACCGACGGCGGAGCCGCCGTCGACAGCCTCATCGCCCAGGTCTCGCGGCCGGTCCGCTGGGACCTGTGCATGGAAACGATGGTTCAGCGTGGCGTCACGGGCGTCATCGAACTTGCCCCGGCCGGCACCCTGGCCGGACTCGCCAAGCGCGGCATGCCCGGGGTCAAGACGGTCGCCGTCAAAACTCCGGATGACCTCAGCGCCGCCCTTGCACTATTCGCAGAACTGGAGGGACAGGCATGAGCGCACCCGCACTCAAGCAGTCGCCGCTGCGGGAACACACCCGCATCCTTGGACTGGGCGCCTACCGCCCCGACGTGATCGTCACCAACGAGGACGTCTGCCAGTGGATCGATTCCTCGGACGAATGGATCCGGCAGCGCACCGGTATCATCACCCGCCACCGCGCACCGGCGGACGTCAGCGTCATCGATATGGCCGAAGGCGCAGCCCGCGAAGCCCTGGCCAAGGCCGGCATCGAGGCCTCCCAGCTCGGCGCCGTGATCGTTTCGACGGTCACCCACCCGTACGCGACCCCGTCCGCTGCCGCCTGCCTGGCCGACCGGCTCGGAGCCACACCCGCTCCGGCGTTCGACATCTCAGCTGCCTGTGCCGGCTACTGCTACGGCATCGCTCAGGGTGACGCCCTGGTGCGCTCCGGTGCGGCCAAGTACGTTCTGGTAGTAGGTGCCGAAAAGCTCTCCGACGTGATCGACAACACCGAACGGACCATCTCCTTCCTGCTCGGGGACGGCGCGGGCGCCGTCGTTATCGGCCCCTCCGACACGCCGGGCATCGGCCCTTCGATCTGGGGTTCGGACGGCAGCAAGTGGGATGCCATCGGCATGACCCACTCCATGCTGGACATCCGCGAACTCGCTCTGACCGGCAAGCGCGGCGCTGCTGTCAGCGACGAGGAAGCAGCCGTGACCGACGCATCCCTGTGGCCAACCCTCCGCCAGGACGGCCAGACCGTCTTCCGCTGGGCGGTCTGGGAAATGGCAAAGGTGGCCCAGCAGGCCCTCGACGCCGCCGGGATCACTGCGGAGGACCTGGCGGCCTTCATCCCCCACCAGGCCAACATGCGCATCATCGACGAGATGGTCAAAAAGCTCAAACTTCCGGAAACCGTCAAGGTCGCCCGGGACATTGCGGAAGCCGGCAACACCTCGGCAGCCTCCATCCCGCTCGCTACGCACCGCCTCCTACAGGAGAATCCGGAGCTGAGCGGCGGACTCGCCCTCCAGATCGGATTTGGTGCCGGTCTGGTGTTCGGCGCCCAGGTGATTGTGCTTCCGTAGCACCCCTTACCCACAACTGAATACGTTCTGCACAGCACGGATTCGCGAACCAAGCCGTATTCTCGGCTTGAATCATTTCCGGCAGGCAACTGCCGGCAACAACAAGAAAAGGAGCCATCAATGGCTAGCAACGAAGAGATCCTGGCCGGCCTGGCTGAAATCGTCAACGAAGAAACCGGTCTCGCCACCGAAGCCGTCGAGCTGGACAAGTCCTTCACCGAGGACCTGGACATCGACTCCATCTCCATGATGACCATCGTGGTCAACGCTGAGGAAAAGTTCGGCGTCCGCATCCCGGACGAAGAGGTCAAGAACCTCAAGACCGTCGGCGACGCCGTCAGCTTCATCGCAAGCGCACAGGCCTGATCCTGGCACCTGCCGGTAACGGCCAAAACCGGTAGCCGGTCCGGGGCGCTGATCCAGCGCCCCGGACCGTGCACCACTGAATGACCTCAAGTTTCCCCACGCAGCCCCCGGCCAGTCAGTTCCCCGGACACGGCATGCGCACCGATAGAGAGTGATCCCATGGCACGCAAAGTAGTCATTACCGGTCTGGGTGCCACCACACCCATTGGCGGCGATGTCCCCACAATGTGGAAGAACGCGCTGAAGGGCGTCTCCGGCGCGCACACGCTTGAAGACGACTGGGTGGCCAAGTACGAACTCCCCGTCCACTTCGCGGCCCGCGCCTCCACCCCCGCACTCGATGTCCTAAGCCGCGTCGAAGCCAAGCGGATGGACCCGTCCACGCAGTTCGGCGTCGTTGCCGCACGCGAAGCATGGGCTGACTCCGGCATCACCGAAGTCGACCACGACCGCCTGGCCGTAGCCTTCGCCACCGGCATCGGCGGCGTCTGGACGCTGCTGGATGCCTGGGACACACTGCGTGAGAAAGGCCCGCGCCGGGTCCTCCCGATGACCGTGCCCATGCTGATGCCCAATGGTGTGGCAGCAGCGGTGAGCCTGGACCTTGGCGCCCGCGCAGGCGCACACACCCCGGTCTCCGCCTGTGCGTCCGGCACCGAAGCGCTTCACCTCGGGCTGGACCTGATCCGTTCCGGCAAGGCCGACGTGGTGGTCTGCGGCGGCGCCGAAGCGGCGATCCACCCCATGCCGATTGCCGCGTTCGCCTCCATGCAGGCACTGTCACGCCGCAATGACGATCCCGAACGCGCATCACGCCCGTACGACACTGACCGCGACGGTTTCGTCATGGGTGAAGGCGCCGGCGCACTGGTGATCGAAGCCGAGGAACACGCCCTTGCCCGTGGGGCCCGGATTTACGGCGAACTCGCCGGTACCTCGGTGACAGCCGATGCGTACCACATCACCGCCCCGGACCCCGCAGGCCTTGGCGCAACCCGCGCACTGAAGGCGGCGATGTTCGACGGCCGCATCCAGGCCGAGGACGTGGTTCACGTTAACGCCCATGCGACCTCCACCCCTGTCGGTGACAAGCCCGAGTACACGGCCCTGCGTGCCGCTCTTGGCGCCCACGTGGACAACGTTGCGGTCTCCGCGACGAAGTCCCAGATGGGCCACCTGCTGGGCGCTTCCGGTGCTGTCGAGGCCGTGCTGACCGTCTTGGCGGTCTACGAGCGCAAGGCCCCGGTCACCATCAACCTGGAGAACCAGGACCCGGAGATCCCGCTCGACGTCGTCACCAAGACCGCCCGCGACCTGCCCTCGGGCAGCATCGTGGCATTGAGCAACTCTTTTGGCTTCGGCGGCCACAACGCCGTGATCGCGGTCCGCAGCATCTAGCGTCCGCGGTTGCAACAGCATGAGGCCCCTGCCGGACGGCAGGGGCCTCATGCGTTATGGAGGGTAGTGCTGTGCTGCCCCGGTTAGCCCACCTGGTGCAGCCAGCGCACAGGGGCGCCCTCAGCGGCGTGCCTGAACGGTTCCAGCTCTTCGTCCCAGGCCTCGCCCAGAGCCAGCGAGAGCTCATGATAGACGGCAGACGGGTCGCCCGCGCCGGACTCATAGGCATAGCGGATGCGGTCTTCGGAGACCATGATGTTCCCGTGCACGTCCGTGACGGCGTGGAAGATTCCCAGCTCCGGGGTGTGCGACCACCGGCCACCGTCAACTCCCTGGCTGGGCTCTTCGGTGACCTCATAGCGCAGGTGCGCCCAGCCCCGGAGGGCAGACGCCAACTGGGCGCCGGTACCCGGGATGCCGGTCCAGGAAAGTTCCGAGCGGAACATTCCGGGCGCAGCAGGCTGGGGAGTCCACTCCAAATCCGTTCGCTTGTCCACAACCGACCCGATGGCCCACTCAACGTGCGGGCAAAGGGCGGTCGGGGCCGAGTGAACGAACAATACACCGCGGGTCATTGCAACAGACATTCCATCCTCCATAGCTGTAGGTACGTCTTCCCCAACGACCTCTGCCTGGATGTGTGTCTGCCGCGCATGGTCCGCATGTTGCCGGTGGTCCCTGCTTGGCTATGAAATTTTGTGCCCGGCGACGCCTGAAACCGCTTGAGGGCGAGCTTCAACTCAGACTTGAAAGTTGCCGGGCATGACTCTTATTGTGCCGCACCCCGCCTAATTACGCCAGTGCAATTCGGCGTGCCGTGGGCCACCAATAAATCCGGTATGGGTCCGGACACCGCTCAAGCCCGCGGATGGGCCTGCTGGTAGCTGCGGCGCAGCCGGTCCACGGAAACGTGGGTGTAGATCTGTGTTGTTGCCAGGCTGCTGTGGCCGAGAATCTCCTGGACGGCCCGCAGATCCGCCCCGCCATCGAGCAAATGCGTTGCTGCGGAGTGCCGGAGGGCGTGCGGGCCGGTGGCGGAGGTATCCCCCAGCGCGTCCAGCAGGTCATTTACTACGGCCCTGACTTGCCGCTGGTCAACGCGTCGGCCCCGGACTCCCAGAAATAGCGCCGGGCCGCTCGTTTCGGTGGCCAGCACCGGCCGGCCCCGGCGGAGCCAGTCGTCGACGGCGACTGCGGCGGGCACCCCGTAGGGAACCGTCCGCTCTTTGTTGCCCTTGCCGAGGACCCTGAGCGTCCGCCGGTCGGGATCGAGATCGTCCACGTCCAGGCCCGCCAGTTCGCCGACCCGGAGTCCAGTGGCGTAGAGGAGCTCCACCATGGCACGGTCCCGGATGGCAAGCGGGCCGCCGTCGTCCGCGGCCTCTTCCAGTCCGCCAAGGACGCGAAGGACCTGTTGCTGGTTCAGGACGCCGGGCAGCGTCTTTTCGAGCTTCGGCGCCTTCAGCCGCAGGGCAGGATCGGCCTCAAGCAGCTCTTCCCGCACTGCCCAGGCGGTGAAGGAACGTGCCGTGGCCGCGCGTCGGGCCAACGTGGCGCGGGACATGCCCGATTCGCTCTGCGCACCGAGCCACCGCCGCAGCGTGGAGAGCTCCAGCTCGCCGAGACCGGAGGCACCGTCGGAGGCTGCCGCCGCCAGGAGACTGTGGACGTCCGAAAGGTAGGCACGTACGGTGTGGGGCGACCTGGCCCGTTCGCCTTCCAGGTACCGGGCGAAGCCTTGGGCGGCGCTGGCCAGTGCGGCCGGAAGATCAGGTGTATCCACGCTCTAACTGTCCCATCATTCGGCCCGCGATCAAGGAACCACGCAGTCCTTATGCAGTCCTCACGCTTTCCGCGCTCTCTTCCAGCCGCCGCGTTCGGATTCGGCGAGGCCGAGCAATCCAAGCCTCCCCAGCCCCGCCCTCACGGAATCTGCGCTTAGTCCCGCGACGGATGTCAGCTTTTCGACCGAGCTGGTGGACCGCAGTGGCAGGGCGTCGAGCAGGATGAGGTCCTCAAGCGTGAGGCCGTCATGAGCAGCGGGCTGGCCCGGCACCAGGTCCACCAGCGACTCGCCGCTGGGCGACGCAAGCTCCGCGATTTCACCGGCGTCCGTAACGCAGACGGCTCCTCCCTCACGGATGAGCCGGTGGCAGCCGGCTGAATTGGCGCTGTGTACCGACCCGGGGACGGCTCCCACCGCCCTGCCGAGGGTTTCCGCATGGTGCGCCGTGTTCAAGGCGCCGGATCGCCAGCGGGCCTCCACCACTACCGTGACTGAGGCCAGGGCGGCAATGAGGCGGTTCCGTTGCAGGAACCGGTAACGCGTGGGAGCGGAGCCGGGCGGCACTTCGGCCAGGACGGCGCCTTGGTTGGCGACTGCCCTAAGCAGGTCCTCATTGCCGGACGGATAAAAGCGGTCCACGCCACCGGCCATAACGGCGATGGTGGGCACGATGTCACCGGCCCCGGCCAGGGCAGCCCGGTGGGCGTGGGCATCAATCCCGTAGGCCCCGCCCGAAACTATGGTGAATCCCCGCTGGGCCAGCGAGTAGGCCAGGTCGCCGGTGACGGAGGCACCGTAGCTGGTGCTGTCCCGGGATCCGACCAGCGCAACGGACTTCGCGGCAGGCGGCAGCTCGTGTTCGAGGCCGCGCCACCAGAGGCAGATCGGTTCGTGGAGTCCCAGGTCGGCCAGCTGTCCCGGCCAGAGCCCGTCGGAGGGGATGATCATGCGGCCGCCGAGCCG
This genomic window from Arthrobacter sp. 24S4-2 contains:
- a CDS encoding peroxiredoxin, with product MTPPPVQAATAVGVLPEIGDTAPDFELVNQFGEPVRLSDLRGRNVVVIFYPFAFSGICTGELCEVRDNLSLFADSNATVLAVSVDSKFTLRAYAEKEGYGFDLLADFWPHGGAASLYGVFDPDSGMAQRGTFIIDADGIIRYVVVNPRGQARDLAGYRTALAGLAGS
- a CDS encoding tyrosine recombinase XerC, producing MDTPDLPAALASAAQGFARYLEGERARSPHTVRAYLSDVHSLLAAAASDGASGLGELELSTLRRWLGAQSESGMSRATLARRAATARSFTAWAVREELLEADPALRLKAPKLEKTLPGVLNQQQVLRVLGGLEEAADDGGPLAIRDRAMVELLYATGLRVGELAGLDVDDLDPDRRTLRVLGKGNKERTVPYGVPAAVAVDDWLRRGRPVLATETSGPALFLGVRGRRVDQRQVRAVVNDLLDALGDTSATGPHALRHSAATHLLDGGADLRAVQEILGHSSLATTQIYTHVSVDRLRRSYQQAHPRA
- a CDS encoding beta-ketoacyl-ACP synthase III, producing the protein MSAPALKQSPLREHTRILGLGAYRPDVIVTNEDVCQWIDSSDEWIRQRTGIITRHRAPADVSVIDMAEGAAREALAKAGIEASQLGAVIVSTVTHPYATPSAAACLADRLGATPAPAFDISAACAGYCYGIAQGDALVRSGAAKYVLVVGAEKLSDVIDNTERTISFLLGDGAGAVVIGPSDTPGIGPSIWGSDGSKWDAIGMTHSMLDIRELALTGKRGAAVSDEEAAVTDASLWPTLRQDGQTVFRWAVWEMAKVAQQALDAAGITAEDLAAFIPHQANMRIIDEMVKKLKLPETVKVARDIAEAGNTSAASIPLATHRLLQENPELSGGLALQIGFGAGLVFGAQVIVLP
- a CDS encoding acyl carrier protein, which codes for MASNEEILAGLAEIVNEETGLATEAVELDKSFTEDLDIDSISMMTIVVNAEEKFGVRIPDEEVKNLKTVGDAVSFIASAQA
- the fabF gene encoding beta-ketoacyl-ACP synthase II, yielding MARKVVITGLGATTPIGGDVPTMWKNALKGVSGAHTLEDDWVAKYELPVHFAARASTPALDVLSRVEAKRMDPSTQFGVVAAREAWADSGITEVDHDRLAVAFATGIGGVWTLLDAWDTLREKGPRRVLPMTVPMLMPNGVAAAVSLDLGARAGAHTPVSACASGTEALHLGLDLIRSGKADVVVCGGAEAAIHPMPIAAFASMQALSRRNDDPERASRPYDTDRDGFVMGEGAGALVIEAEEHALARGARIYGELAGTSVTADAYHITAPDPAGLGATRALKAAMFDGRIQAEDVVHVNAHATSTPVGDKPEYTALRAALGAHVDNVAVSATKSQMGHLLGASGAVEAVLTVLAVYERKAPVTINLENQDPEIPLDVVTKTARDLPSGSIVALSNSFGFGGHNAVIAVRSI
- a CDS encoding CdaR family transcriptional regulator; amino-acid sequence: MAEPTPTPVKRKPASRTLTPEKAQTLKKLRASVGQLSTTTMRQLEKSLPWYSRLSSDERSALGMVAQNGIAAFVTWYERPSSPSWILTDVFGTAPTELTRSISLQKALQLIRIVVEVVEDQVPVIAPEADQPALREAVLRYSREVAFAAADVYARAAESRGSWDTRLEALIVDAILRGENTDALRSRIAALGWKAQERFTVMVGNSPSEPSASYVSELRRTAGRFAEDALVGIQGDRLILILGGVQDRESAYLKLSELFAPGPVVYGPEAGSLLEASSSAQSAFAGLTAARAWPSAPRPVAADDLLPERVISGDDAARRALIKNIYRPLLAASNGLVETLGTYLELGHSLEATARELFVHANTVRYRLKRVCDVTGWDPLLPREAFVLQAALVVGRLSVPPKAPTERQPSRNGN
- a CDS encoding ACP S-malonyltransferase, with the translated sequence MLAIVCPGQGSQTPGFLAPWLELPSVAGHLASLSEIAGIDLTAHGTTSDEETIKDTAVAQPLIVAAGLVAAKSLFDVELNTLPVLLAGHSVGEITASALAGVLTEAEAMTFVRERANSMAAAAAVTPTGMSAVVGGDPAEVLAAIEASGATPANVNGAGQTVAAGTFEQLKALAENPPAKARVIPLKVAGAFHTGHMSPAVTALEALKPSLQPTKPQVPLLSNFDGQEVTDGGAAVDSLIAQVSRPVRWDLCMETMVQRGVTGVIELAPAGTLAGLAKRGMPGVKTVAVKTPDDLSAALALFAELEGQA
- a CDS encoding DUF3145 domain-containing protein, giving the protein MSVAMTRGVLFVHSAPTALCPHVEWAIGSVVDKRTDLEWTPQPAAPGMFRSELSWTGIPGTGAQLASALRGWAHLRYEVTEEPSQGVDGGRWSHTPELGIFHAVTDVHGNIMVSEDRIRYAYESGAGDPSAVYHELSLALGEAWDEELEPFRHAAEGAPVRWLHQVG
- the aceE gene encoding pyruvate dehydrogenase (acetyl-transferring), homodimeric type, which encodes MNARKERLDVAAGEDTSHILSGLTNQLPDRDPEETAEWIESLDTLIREQGTERAQYIMRSLLQRAGAQSVGVPMVTTTDYVNTIPADQEAEFPGNEEYERRYRAYMRWNAAVMVHRSQRPNIGVGGHISTYAGAATLYEVGFNHFFRGKDHPGGGDQVFFQGHASPGMYARAFMEGRLTEEDLDGFRQEKSKAGHALSSYPHPRLMPNFWEFPTVSMGIGPMNAIYQAQSNRYLHNRGLKDTSDQQVWAFLGDGEMDEPESRGLLQLAANENLDNLNFVINCNLQRLDGPVRGNGKIMQELEAFFRGAGWNVIKVVWGREWDDLLGRDSDGSLVKIMNETLDGDYQTYKAESGGFVREHFFGKTPQTKEMVADLSDDQIWNLKRGGHDYRKVYAAYKAATEFKGKPTVILAKTVKGYGLGPHFEGRNATHQMKKLTLDDLKSFRDHLRIPITDEQLEGDPYQPPYFHPGTDAPEIAYMLERRAALGGSVPERRSKHAAIALPDAKSYEVAKRGSGKQQAATTMAFVRLLKDLMRDKEFGKHIAPIIPDEARTFGMDAFFPTAKIYNPKGQNYLSVDRDLVLAYKESAQGQLIHPGINEAGAVAAFTAAGTAYATHGVPLIPVYVFYSMFGFQRTGDAFWAAADQMTRGFIIGATAGRTTLTGEGLQHADGHSPILAATNPAVVTYDPAYGYEMGHIMRDGIERMYGPESTDRNLMYYITVYNEPITQPAEPEDLDVEGVLKGIYLLAPAKIDGPRTQILASGVSVPWALEAQRILAEDWGVSADVWSVTSWTELRRDAMAAEEEAFLNPGKPARVPFVTAQLEGATGPIVAVTDYMKAVPDQIRQFLPNEFASLGADGFGFSDTRAAARRFFKNDIHSIVVRSLEMLARRSEVDAQAPAQAIEKYRLHNVNAGSTGNAGGES
- a CDS encoding DUF3052 domain-containing protein; this encodes MSEADAATSVNVAEKLGFKNGDLIQEFGYDDDVDFDLRDDIEDLTGSELLDEDDHDVVDAVIFWWRDGDGDLVDTLMDSLTTLSENGVVWVLTPKSGRTGYVSPAEIQEAAPTAGLHLTTSPGVSKDWSATRLVTRKNK